The window CCCGCTCAATTGCTTGGATAAAGCAGAAAGTCATGGCACCTGTTGATGTTATCTTTGATAGAGCCTGTTTGCGTTCAAGTAATTAGCTCATCAGCATCATcgtatttcttttctaaaatgaacTCTAAAGAGATGAAATGGATTGTGGATTATGGAACTTACAGATGTATCAGCAGAGGTTTCGTTATCATCACAGCCACTGAAAGAAATAGCTTCTCCACCACTAGTTCCTTTCCATACTCCAGATCGAGGGCGGTGGTCCTCCCACATGTATTGTCCACTCCTACAACCAAGGGGAAAATCGAAAAACTAACAGTTGAATCAAAGAGGCATCAACAGTTAAAagtgaaacaattaaaataccattttggtCTAGGTACAGTGgaatttgttcaattttagtccTCGTACTGTCACTAAATTTAGTCCTTCAAAGTTCacttttattgaaaatggTTCAATAATGATAGTCATTTTCATGCATGAAAGTATAGTGTGTGACATGTTTccaaaattagtaaaatgctacttaaataaaaaatggtttagaGAAAATCGATGATAAACTAGTAGTAGggactaaatttaagaatcATTAAAAGTACAAGAactaaatttgcaaatttaagAATACAGGAagtaaaattgagaaaaaaaaacctcaaagCAGAAGGACCAAAATGAcattttaaccttttcttttatatcacCACTAAATCTTTTGTAAAGTTACTTATAACCATCAACTTTGGTGCAAGCAACATCGATGTCACATGTTATGTCTTGCTGAACATAAGAATATTTATAAGATACCAACCTGCCCATTCTGCATAGAAATGGCAAATCTAATACGGTGCCACTATGGCACGCATCTATGAATGCATGAAGCTTTACACCTTGAGGAAGAGGCCTAACAATTGCCGCATTAATTTCATCATCAACGATCATTCCCTGAGTTTCAAAGTCCAGAGGGCAAAGGGTTTCATCATATCCATCTACTTCATCACCATTATAGTTCCTTTGGTGAGAACCGTGGCCAGAATAATGGAATACCAAGGAGTCACCTGGTTGACAACCTTGTACTAGCCAAAACAACGCCATTCTAATGTTGTTCTTGTAGGGAATTCTGTATGGAtcagtttcttcttctgcatttcattttccaaaatgACAATAAGTAAAAACAAGTGGTGAGACAAGAAGATACAGAaataaatcaacaataaatttggAAGTAATTGATAATTGAGAGGCTGAGATGATGACTTATAGAGCCACATTATCCCGAGCACAAAAGTTTAGGAAGTTTGCAAGAAAACAAGAGATGTGCAGACATGGGTTCAGAGTTCGAGTTCATTAAAAGAGATCCCTCCCATAAGAATTGGAAATCAGCCTAAATGAACTCAAAGACACAATTATACAACCTACAGAAGTAGAACAGAACTTGTTCAAGTAAGGTTGTAgcctaaatattatttgaaatcgAGCAATCAAGGTCTCCTATTTGGAGCTAAGTTGTTATCTTTTGATACCTGTTCAAATGGTGtgaaacatatatttatacagTTTCTTGGTGAGTATAAACTATCAATCTAACTACCCTAATTCCTTTTGTAATTACAGCTCTTCTCATTGCAAGTCAACAGAAGGCCTTCATTTGTGGCCCtttctttggatttttctaatatacTCATCATTTCCTatccttcaaaaaaaaaaatatatatatatatatatagatagatatatataaaagcatgTTATGACCTTtgatatttttccaaagtacTCTGGTCATGAGTGGATCTACGATGAGCTCTAAAAGGTTCTTTAGCTCAAGGTGCTAAATTGGCCAAGTCAAGAGGGAGGAGGATCTTGTTCCTCttgataaaaagaatttgacactcatttagagaaaagaaattgaagaatacATGggcattaattttttctaaaagggCCAAACTAAAAGAAGGGAATTCAGTCAAGAGAAAAAGACCAAGGGAATATTTAGCGAAGAAATAGAGGTCcatagaaaaatagagaatcTACCAGACGTGGACATAAAATCTTACACCCTTTGAAGATTTTGTTGTTCCCCTTCCCCAAAGCTGCCACAAAACAGAACACACCCCAGCCTCCCCTAGAGTCGGTAAGTAGTTGAGAGTGATGGCCTCAAAGCGtacaattttacaattttcttgtTACATATCAATAGTTCTGAAACTGTACCCACGATCTACCAACTAATCCTAAAAAGcataaaattatcatttcattttctaccAACTAATCGTCTGTGCGTCTAATATGTTTGCACAATGACCCATGAAAGGCTTAGAGGTTAGAAATTATATCCAACACGCAACAACATATCCTCATAAGTCCATACAATCTGGACTTGTTAATCCTGTTGGCTGTTCAAGTAAGGTTATAACTTGTACATCCTTAGAGATCACAAACGAAGGCTCTGATACTTTAAATATAATGACAAAGAAAAGTGgccatttcaaatatttcctATAAGAATGAACCCATCGGAAGTACCAACAAGCAGAAGAGAGTTGTGATTTCCACGACGATTAGAGAGTTAGaatcaaaaagcaaaaagcaATACAGAGTAAATCTCACGATGAACAACAGAGGTAGAGACAGAGTTGAGCAGAAGTACCTGTAAGCATGAGGATAGAGTCTTCTGGAAAACGGAATTTATTGATCAAAAGATAACGCATACACTTAGCATCGTTAAGGCAGCCCTTGAGTTCATGTCTCGAGTACCTGTAAGAAACCCCACAGATCACAGCCCTTTTACGGCCATGCGGGTGAGCTGGAGCTCCTGGTGGCGCATGGTTGTAGGGCGATGGAGCCGGAGCCGGAGCCGGCGAGGCCGCTTGAGAAGGCGACGGCGGAGGGACGGCACGTGGGTCCATAACCTGTGTCACAGCCTTACATATAGCGCACCGAATCGACGGAGCTCCCGGCGGTAGCTGGAGAGGAGTCCGGCAGCCGGAGCAGTTCACCAACATCGGCGGTGGATGCGAATAGTACATCGTCGAATTCCAATACCGATTAAccaccaaattaaaaatttagggAACAGAATTATACCAATAATTTCGGAACCGGATCTTCAAACAAAGATCGattagaggaagaagaaacctCAGGTAATTGGATGCGTGAGACGAAAATTCGTCGAATGATAAATCTTATTCGTCAAACAGCCTTTAATGCAGCTACGATAAcgatttcaaaattgaaaaaattctTCTGATTCAGCTTCGATTTCTTCGTCACGAAGCTTTTTCTCCAGTCGTAATATAAGAATTTGTGGCTGATTCCAGAGGGAGAAACAAATTGGGAGGGAAAAATCTGGAGAGCGGTTTCAAGATTCAAAgagaaactcaaaattcatACAAACGAGTGATGAAATGGGAAATCGTTTTCTCggaatttttcattttgaatagGAAACCCgaatgagtttttattttttaatttaaaggaTTGGGATCGAATTTTATGGGaaaaaagatttcaaaaatatttttttaaaaatagtttgttttgtttgatttgattgtttgacaatatttcaaaaagaatcgttttaaattatttacttatacCTTATAGGGATtcgaattttcaattttatatttttctacaacactttttcttaaaaaaaaaatgttattaaaagaaagagttGTGTTACATACAAAATTGCAAATTAAGGTGccattagatttaaaattccTTCTAATTTTGATACatatattagtttattgaCATAAAACTTAATTCCaagaatttagttttttaatttgataaaaccttaagaattttatcaaatcatacaaaaaaaaaaaaattgttgtgaGTCAAAATTCATAAAGTTTTAACCTTCTacttttatgaaataatatttcaatgtTATGTTCGCTTTAAGGTTATGCCAATGTTATGTTCGCTTTAAGGTTATGCCAATTGATAAAGATAAACTTCAATCTCAATGTCACTGAGAGGTCATGTCTAATTATATAGATAACATAGAAGAACGTGatttaatgaatttgaaaattaaaaaaaaatcaatatctcATCAACGTTAATAGACTAACCCGAAATCAAACCAAACATGAATATTTAGAACAACatacaagttaaaattataaaatttgaaacataaaatccaaattgaaaaaacaaaatattttaaaactttagaaccaatagtaatttaatatttagaataaGATAGAAGAGGTCggtattcttttctttttcgaaaATAGATTAAATTGGAAACTATAAAGCACAGCCTGACATagtcaaaacaaataaaataaagagtgGTTGATTTTCCACTTTGCGATCCTTCACAATTGTTGATTATTTAGGTATGTAGCCGCCCGGACacgatttttgaaaatttcactttgaatccttttctttcaataatcACTTCTTCCTAACTCACAACTTTcgtccaaaattttatatatataatcaatctCTACAAACTTAACGTATACCAAGCTTTAAAAGTAATTAGTAACAACTATTAACTTTTATTCTTAACATCAAACTCAacaatttaattgtttgagacaaaaaaaaattggttattaCAATtgtgagttattatagttttgttataatagtttatgtttagaggatagattattttagtttgattataataataatatatgttaatatatgtttgagacatagaataaatgttttgaaatgatGGTGTAGTCTTACTATCAACATGGTTTTAGATAGTTTTTGCCTCCAACATGTGATTACCTTTATTACATAGCAAATTAGTATTTATAACTAAAGAAATTTAATCCTTAATCACTTTAtgaaaaaaagtctaaaattttaatagcaTTTAGCACAATAGAGAATAAATCATTGGACTATATTGTTCCGAATTTAAAAGTAGAGGAATAAATCATAACAAATAGAGAACtgaattattaattcaataatGGGTTTCTCACCAAAAGTGTTTcatagccaaatttaaaataggcTACATAttcaagtaaataaaaagtaaacaacGTGAACTGAAAAAAATCAGTAAATATAGTTTtccattttacaaaatttattttagttttaggaAAACAATTTgtgaaacaaaatgaaatgagaaatttcTATAATCTATTTGCCTTCCCGAAAGATCAAAAGTGTATATCATTTATGAACGTAAACATGATCATGGCAAGATTAGGATAACTTATAAATTTGGACCAAACTTAGTCCCTTGATTTCATAAAAATCTCAATATCAAACAATTATAAGAACCATGGAGGATGACATTCTAATTTTGGAAACCGTAGGACTAAAATCTAACCCTCTCCAAACTATAGGGCCTAAATTTGCAATTCAAACTATTGTAATCTACTTAAGAAAAGGTTAAAGTTGCACtcattaattgaattttttataagtaGTTGCCATTTCCATTCCAAGCTTTTCATTCCTTTGTTGCTGTAATCATATTTCTCGATTTAATgtggagagaaagagagagaaaggaagaaaaatatgaactgAGGATTATGGAATTGTACCTTATATTTTGACCCAAATGCTAAAAGGCAGTCAGAAGGACAGGGCATAATGGAACATCAGACAGTTAAATAGCACAGACAATCTTCAAAAACGTCAGTAGTCAAAGGATCCCTTAATACCCTCTAGACTCTCCCCCATTGACAACCTGCAACCAAACAATGATTTCACactttaaattcaacaaatcCCAAATACTGAAGGTCTGTAAGGTTGGTTCATTAAtgttatgttttctttcaaatataaattgaaactGAACTATAATTGACTGTAATCAATTAGATCGAGATACATGTATGGTACTTTCAAAAAGTTTCTCTCGACTAATCTCCTCTGGATGCACAAACCTAACTGAAATGACAAATAGATGAAAAACATCTATTATAGAGCTCAACCAGACAAGGAACACTCTACTAATTAGAACTCAAGGATACAGTTGTAAAACCTTCAGAACAGATCCTGCTCCAGAAATTTCGTACGGTGAATACTCTTCTTGCTTAATACTCCTTTGGAAACGAAAGGAAGAGAAGTATTGGAAAGGGTTGCGTTGAGGAATGGGGGCAACAATATGCAAAAGCACCTTAGATCCCAAATGATTAAACACACATTCAACAAGGCCTATAGAAAGATAGCAAATCCTCTAGCAAGTTATACACTAATGGTCAGATGATTCAGATTCAACTGTGCAGCTTTAGTTCCTTGTAAGCACAGAAAGGGGGAAGGAAGCAAGTGAGGAAATAATAGGATACCATTTTGATTCTCGAATGGTTAAAAATTTCACAGTGGAACTAAACATGGTGTGAGATCTCCGATTTAGTAGAACTTCAAAGCATATAAGATATGCAGAGTGATTTATACATTATAGCTCCCCCATGATTTAAGAAGCAACCAGAATATAACCAGTGGCCAGATTCAAAGATCCTTGCAAACAAACTCTATTCTGATGATATAGCATTTGAAGACTGGATAGAGAACGTATTACATGAACTAGTGAACCACGCAAAAACATTTCCAAATTCCTATTCAAATGGTTGGAGGACGAAGTGAACGgtgaaaagaatgaaattgaaagtaacAGCCAAAACGACCCATGTCTAGTTCCGGACAGCAAACCAATATTTCATATAAGAAATaatcaactttcttttctggaaaattgaacaaaaatactCTACTTACTTATATATACAATACTTGTACTCTTGACTCCTAGCAAGGTCCTTCTCTCCTTCCTCGAGCTACATCAACACAAATCCAACGTTAAACTCATTCACTGATCAATTAAAGAAGAACAGCCAGAGAAATATGAgcacaaaacaataaaaaaaaacataatctCACCGGATCACTACCATAAACTAGATCGTAACAAGTAGGAGAAAGACATCGCAGGGcacaattttccttttcgGTAGTTGAAGATCTGCATTGCCAACCCCACAATCCACTGCacattttcaacaaattatCATAACCAATCAAAGCAGTAGCAggtatgataaaaaaaaaggagagattACATTTTCCAGGTacactaaaaaaaaaccctaaaatagcTTGAAGTAAACGCTAACCTCTCGATATCGGCGTAACACTCCTGCTTCTTTTGCCGGGTTTCAGCATCCTGAATAATTGAAATACAATTCGATAGAATCaagtgaagatgaagaaaatcaCGATCCGAGAAGAGGAACAAACAAAACTTACAGTGACTGGACGGCGAGATTTGGCGAGAACTGTATGGGTAGTGAGCAATGAGAAGATTAACCCTAGAAGGATCAAGGGTTTGAGTGTGTTGAGAAGCTTTGAATTTCTCGAAGAATTGTTGACTTCCATCGTTGTTGATCAAATTCACATTCCCCCGGCTTGCGCGCTTTTGCACTCATATATATAGTGTTTCAATTGTGCAGTTGTTCTTCTTGTTACATAGTTCAACTTTAAATATTGAGATTGACATGAAATTGAATAATGGCTTACTCTtgtgtgtatgtatgtttATATTGTTGAGGTTAATTTTTTActcaaacatataaatttgacTTAGAGAAAGTTTAAGAAGATCgaattaatctaaaaaaattataggaataattacaattatagCGATTCCATACCTAGCAAAATCGATTAAAATCTATTtatgatacaagtctatcactaatagatcataaaaattgatagtgatagattttgttatttttatactttttttaaatgttttatatacttaattattattcataaaattatcacaaattataattacaccAGTAAACCTACCAttgaaaaaatacaataaatatgaatttgcaaaaatccaaaataccCATATTTACATAGAATATAAGTTACTTTCTAAAgctaaaaaacataattacgcattaataaattttgaaacataattATTCCTATTTATTTGTCTAATCAAACTCAAAGTCCttcatctttcattttcaaaatgacccttGAAAACACTCCTATATCTCGTATTGTCccataattataaaagtaattgtaatgaatgaccatttgaggaataataattaatgatataacaacatttaaaaaaattataaatatataaaaactaattaagtgtatttaatcaatcaaatgtataagtGAATAATACTAATTAAGTGTATTTGCACAGTGCATtaaatgtatcaaatatatcatgtacatcaaacatatcaaattggTTGAATGTACCAATGaagcataacaagtttattagtggtgAAGTGTATCAAGGCCTAAGaggtatcaagtgtatcgaGAATAATCAAGTGTAACgagaaatattaatattatgtGTATCAGAAGTTATCGAGTGTATTAAAAAgtatctatcaaatgtattaGCAAGAAGTATCAAATGTATTAGACGTGTATAAgatgtatcaaatgtataacAGTAACGATgacatttgtgacattttacctgGGCtgaaatgaattattataacttgtaGTTGCCCTTGAAATGAACGGTAGTGGTgcacaataaagaaaatacacTTGACAAGgttattaaaactatagtaATAAGAAAGGTAAATGAAatcaacttttagaaaaagcATTTTAAACAACTATATGTAAACAGACCAAACTTTGTGACTAAcatacattataataataacaataatatatgtacataagaaaacattataataatatagagAATTAGAATCTATGGATTATATCATAGTACTCCCTTGCATTTGGATATCTATTTGtcataaacacaaaaatttcataatatataatgtttgattatgatttttaatttttaatctttcttttgttttgtttctttaatcatcttcttcaccatTTATTCAGCGAAACACAGTTTCATAATGCGGAGGGGACTTTTGATTTTGACTTTTGATTGCGTTCATcaattaattacatatatggtttttcccatttttctcTATGAAAGATTCGAGAAGTCCAGAAGAATTTGGAGACTATAAGTGGATGAAATTCATGTTCCTTAACTAACCCATTACTCGATTTGACTTCCACACCTTTCTTCTTTCGCCATTCTTACTGTTTTTAGCTCATAAGCAGCTCGATTTGGCAATTTTTTTCCTCCATCGCACCTGGCAAAGAATTTGAGCTCGAGATCTCTTGGGTTTTGTTAGACATCATTTGGGtaattcattattttgttttactgTCAATTAATGGCTGATGAATCAATCCCTGTTCTGAATAAGGATATGTTTGTTGGattgttgtttaaattttatgtttctgGATATGGTGGGGATGTCTTGTCCGTTCTGGTATGTTCGTTTTTAGTTTGggttttattcttttggaaGCCAAATTGCGGGGTTCAAATCACCACTTTGGTGAAAATACTACATgggttttatgtttttatttctgtGAAAATGGATCTGATATGgactttgattttttatttacaatttctcaTCGCTATTATTTTTCTGGGTTGTACTGGTTTTCTGATATATTGCTGTTGCTTAGTTGAATCAGCCAGTTGAGTTCTTATttgtaattgtaaatattCAACGGTTGTTTGCCATTTCCAATCCCAGCTTCTGATTGTAATTGGCTTGTTTATCTCTCTTGTTTATTGTGCTTTCTTGCACCTGTGGCCAACATTATGAGTATCTcgtttcatttttcaatcccATAGCTCATGTGGTTAATGATTCATCAAAATGAATCTTGATCCGGATGTAGCATCAAGCATACTTCACTAGCATTTCATTAGGTTCATGTGcaatatatttcttcatgAGTGTTTAGTAAAGACGATGAGGAAGTgttattcaaacttttttcaaaTGGGAACTAGGAATCTGTCTATTTTTGTGC of the Cucumis sativus cultivar 9930 chromosome 3, Cucumber_9930_V3, whole genome shotgun sequence genome contains:
- the LOC101206826 gene encoding metacaspase-1; amino-acid sequence: MYYSHPPPMLVNCSGCRTPLQLPPGAPSIRCAICKAVTQVMDPRAVPPPSPSQAASPAPAPAPSPYNHAPPGAPAHPHGRKRAVICGVSYRYSRHELKGCLNDAKCMRYLLINKFRFPEDSILMLTEEETDPYRIPYKNNIRMALFWLVQGCQPGDSLVFHYSGHGSHQRNYNGDEVDGYDETLCPLDFETQGMIVDDEINAAIVRPLPQGVKLHAFIDACHSGTVLDLPFLCRMGRSGQYMWEDHRPRSGVWKGTSGGEAISFSGCDDNETSADTSALSKITSTGAMTFCFIQAIERGHGTTYGSILNSMRNAIRNAGGSGDIGGGAMTSLVTMLLSGGSALGGLRQEPQLTACQPFDVYTKPFSL
- the LOC101207062 gene encoding uncharacterized protein LOC101207062 translates to MEVNNSSRNSKLLNTLKPLILLGLIFSLLTTHTVLAKSRRPVTDAETRQKKQECYADIESGLWGWQCRSSTTEKENCALRCLSPTCYDLVYGSDPLEEGEKDLARSQEYKYCIYKLSMGESLEGIKGSFDY